Within Hydractinia symbiolongicarpus strain clone_291-10 chromosome 11, HSymV2.1, whole genome shotgun sequence, the genomic segment tatcaattcCTTGGAAAATCGAAATGAACTTTTTGGATTTCGAGCGCAACATCATGGCAGATAATGCATTTTCCGGCTATTCGCTGTGTTATGAGTGATATAAAATTTCTCCCGTATAAAGCAGCGGCCTACTTATACAAGATTTTTGGTATTTGAGTTTCTTTGAACCAAAAcgtgtaaaaaaaacttttttagtaGCTATAAAACAAGTGCTTAATGTTTATAATGTTTACAACGTGGTAAGGGTCACAGGCTAATCTAACTCCGAGCAATGACCTAGAAGGGGTATTTTTACCCAGGTATCAATTCAAGAAGGGAGtttgaattcttattttacTTACCTCATACCATGAGTTGATCTGTTATAGTAATTCTTATAAAACTGAGGAGCGCCAAGCATGGCTTCAGTAAACACTGATACAAAGCCTAAAGTTTCCAAATAGACAGGATAATTCGCCAGACAGAATGTCACGATAGAACCAACCAATACAAAGAGAACTAAAAACTTGAGGTAGTCACTGAAGTGTGTCCAATTCCAAAAGCTTCCCCAATCGCAATCTAAGAATAAAAACAAGTGTTTTCAATGTCCAATGTAGTTTGCTTTATTAGCCATATGTTATAATTGATTCGAATGTAAACTGGGCCAGTTGGTGGAGTAATGGAATCTAAGGTCAAAGCTGTCAATAGCCTTCTAGGTTGATTTGATTGAAAATGAGTTCTGGAGcagtgttttttataaaaaaaaacaaaaaacgaacaaacgaacaaTAAAGGTGATACATGTGTCAGACATATTAGTCGTCCTGGACATTGTCCCTCTTAAAATTTAATGAAGGTGAAATTAAAATAGCAGTCAGTTGAGAAGCCCTTTATATgattttaactaatttttaggataaaaattaaaaacaattgaaGTGAGGTAAATTTTCAATTGTTTTCAAAGAGATAAtaatattttcttcaaaaaaatcaaaaagatcAGAGGCGCTACTTATGAGAAAAAACTAATTCTGTTCTCGATGAAGTGTAAAGAATGCAATTTTAAACATACACCAACAACAGAATATAAAATGCATTCTTTTATCTCCAACCTAAACTagcaaatgttttaaaaacaactcTTGGATAATCAAACCTACTAAGTACATATGCacgcaaaaataacaaaaagattcTGCAGTACGCATTACATTTTACATTATTGAGGCAAACCCGAACCTGTAAACTTTCGTCTTTTGGCTGTCAATTCATTTCCACGTTTTATTCTTATACACAATTCTAACATCACCAACATAGCAATGATCATTATAACACTCTGTGCAAGTAATGGCAGCTCAAATGGATGACCAAAcctaaaaacacaacaacaaaacagaTTACATTTATCATAAGAAAAAATCATAACAGGGCTGCCAACTCTTGACAATCATGGATCAGTGCGCTTGATTATTATTAGAAAGTTTAATAATGCTTGACGTGTGTTTAACATATATAAGATGTACCTACCAgaacaaaattcttaaaatgttaGCAATCAATAATGCCAGACAAACATACGTAGAAAAACCATCAGTGTTAGATGAAGTATATATGTCATGGTATTGCGGTATATACGGGACAACTCCACCAAACACCATAGCACCTGATGCAGTTAATGAAATTAATGTCATGAAATTGACAGCCGAAAAATGCGGATAATGGCCAAATCTTTCCTTGACAGCATGAGCAAATTCTGCCACTCTATTTTGAACAACATCCCCCATGCTTGCACACCAATGCCAAtgtcaattattttttataataactgTGTGAAAAAAAGTATGATAGAGACGTCCTTCACATTTTGTATCTTCTTGCATAACCTCTGTTCTTCAACatctggggggggggggaaacCACACAGAGTGGATTTAAAATTCTTTATACTAACATTTTGATGGCATACCAGAGTAATCATTAaataaagttgatttttttGCCAGAATTCAGACACCGATACCAATATTCATACTAGTTCAGGGTGGACACATCCAGGAGTTCTCCTGGAGTCAGCTAGGTTAACAAAACAGGaattgtaacaaaaaatatatcttaCAACATAATGACTAAAAAAACCTAAGTGCATGCAATGTTTAAATGGGGAAATTCCAATTCTgagcttataaaaaatgttacttcttccATTTTTGACATTTAATTTGGATTATCCACATGGAAAACATAATGAGATTTACATTTAGCATAAAGAGTTGAGAAATACTATTGAACAGAAAGTCATAATTATCACTTTCTGTTGTGTTTTGTGGTatgatgaaaaaatgaaaaagtaaccTGCTGAAATAATTTGAACATTGGAATTTCTTATTTTAAGCATGAATACCCTCAAGATTTTTATTACTGTTTAGTATACTTTACATACTTTTTCGTGATATcagcaaaattataaaaacaaatcttATTGATTGGTTAGTATAGTACTTGAAGTGACACTGTGCATCATTTGACGATATCATATTGATACATGTTAGTAAAAAGGTATGCTGAAAGAGGCCAAACCAAGGAGGTAGTGTTCTCACCCCATATACTGCACGGACTAAGAAGATTGATAGTGCAGTTTTAAAAGCATATGCCCAAGAAGTTAGATCTTTTTTCTTCATAAACTATAGCTCCTGTTCCATCTTGCAGAATTGTTTTTTCCTATGAAATGTGTTTGTACTGATGGTCTGAGACAAACAACAATAATGACGTAAATGTATTCAAACACAAAAATTTGAGGCTTGTGTATATATAGGTAAAAAGCATAAGCTTCTTCTGTCACATTCATTATTTCTTGGAAGTAGTAGTATGCCTagttttatatgtttaaaacattactatatttattataaataacaacagcaacaagTTAATAAAGTTATGTTATATTGCCAAACAACCACACTGAATGACACTGGAGCTTAAGCCAAGTCAATTATATGCTAAAAATTAATCTtttggaaaatttatttttcttgtatgCTTACAAATCGCTATATGCTTTTCTCCTTTAAAAGTTTGTTGATATACTGCTAATTACTATTTAAAACATGTATGTTGCATGTTCACACACTCACATGAAAAAAGTTCATTATATATTATGCATATATACAAATTTTGATTCTAATTTAGGATAAGCCATTTTTCagtaatttttgcttttttcttcaCTTAACACAGAATCCTTTTCCTATGTTCGATAGTGATGTCCAATCGTGTTTGATGAAAGACACAATTCGACGTATATAtactttattatttgtttttatatttggttggTGCACTTtacagatagttcttttaaaagagatctccaggaaataaacttcaatattaaaatattgccactttgtaaaaatgccatttcagCTAGTGAACGCaatcaaagtttctcatttcttctcatttcattatttgtacttatatccacagaacacaatcaaataacgttttgtacatttttaaattaaataaaagaacattataTATACCAATTTCCTacaaacacagacaaaaaagttttctagttacacatgtatctttCGTAAAGTTCAAGTTTCAAGTCTTAGTTTTTCACAAAAGAAGCTCTTTTGTTGGAAGGACATGTcgaatattttcagggggtaaatgtacccattttcttcaatctttgtaactgTTTAAGGCTGCGTGTAATGATGATAATGCAGtatctaaaacagctttgtcaaaacaaccacttatAAGTCATTAGcttctgcaacgcatttatgtcctaccatagtcataagaatgatttttattcATACAATATTAATACCCCTGTTTTACCAACTCATCACAACCCGaacattattcgatctttcCATCACGCATTTCAATGGTCCTCAAACACGGAGAAAATTTCaatgttacataaaatttgtttgtattTGTGCGCAAAAAAGCGTGAgcggagaaaaaatattttttgataaaaagaatgttaaaaaaagcaattaaatat encodes:
- the LOC130614198 gene encoding solute carrier family 66 member 2-like, translating into MGDVVQNRVAEFAHAVKERFGHYPHFSAVNFMTLISLTASGAMVFGGVVPYIPQYHDIYTSSNTDGFSTYVCLALLIANILRILFWFGHPFELPLLAQSVIMIIAMLVMLELCIRIKRGNELTAKRRKFTDCDWGSFWNWTHFSDYLKFLVLFVLVGSIVTFCLANYPVYLETLGFVSVFTEAMLGAPQFYKNYYNRSTHGMSVKMVAMWFCGDTFKTGYFIIKDAPVQFSVCGSLQVTIDIAILYQVLYYRRKQITSKD